One genomic segment of Natrononativus amylolyticus includes these proteins:
- the glyS gene encoding glycine--tRNA ligase: MSEGVSGKLTELAKRRGYFFQSASAYGGVGGFYTFGPQGAALKGNVESAWRERFALEEGNMEIDAPTIMPEPVFEASGHLDTFDDMLVECPECGESHRADHIVEDNTKYEDAESLPIAEVEEIVAEYELVCPACGAGLAGQAIEDFNLMFATNIGPGDSQPGYLRPETAQGIFVEFARLKEYARNTLPFGVTQIGRAYRNEISPRRSIIRTREFTQAELEYFIDPEEDEPDLAAVEDVMVPLYPVDEQQADDGSAIETTIGEAVDEGIITDAWVAYYLGVAAEWYESVGVDMNRFRYRQHLAGERAHYAADCWDAESEIDSNWIEIAGFANRTDYDLSKHQAHSDERLTVFKQYDEPKTVERATVDPDMSYLGPEFGGDAGAVVDALETLAERDRAAFESDSVEIELEGEAHEIPAEKTGFSVEEQTEAGEHIVPHVIEPSFGVDRLVYTVLHHAYREDEVDGEARTYLELEPEVAPTFVGVFPLQSDDALEATAREVAASLRAAGLSVSYDDSGNIGRRYRRQDEIGTPFCVTVDYETIEETDDGGTVTVRERDSTAQTRLSVEELPETLSALRAGTLAFEELLEGVPTN; this comes from the coding sequence ATGAGTGAGGGCGTCAGCGGGAAGCTCACCGAACTCGCCAAGCGCCGGGGCTACTTCTTCCAGTCCGCGAGCGCCTACGGCGGCGTCGGCGGCTTCTACACGTTCGGCCCGCAGGGCGCGGCGCTGAAGGGCAACGTCGAGAGCGCCTGGCGAGAGCGCTTCGCGCTCGAGGAGGGGAACATGGAGATCGACGCGCCGACGATCATGCCCGAACCCGTCTTCGAGGCCTCTGGCCACCTCGACACCTTCGACGACATGCTCGTCGAGTGTCCGGAGTGCGGTGAGAGCCATCGCGCGGACCACATCGTCGAGGACAACACGAAGTACGAGGACGCAGAGAGCCTGCCGATCGCGGAGGTCGAGGAGATAGTCGCCGAGTACGAACTCGTCTGTCCCGCCTGTGGCGCCGGCCTGGCGGGGCAGGCGATCGAGGACTTCAACCTGATGTTCGCGACGAACATCGGTCCCGGCGACTCCCAGCCGGGCTACCTGCGCCCGGAGACCGCACAGGGCATTTTCGTCGAGTTCGCCCGCCTGAAAGAGTACGCCCGGAACACGCTGCCGTTCGGCGTCACTCAGATCGGCCGCGCGTACAGAAACGAGATCAGTCCCCGCCGATCGATCATCCGCACCCGGGAGTTCACCCAGGCCGAACTCGAGTACTTCATCGACCCCGAGGAGGACGAACCGGACCTCGCGGCGGTCGAGGACGTCATGGTGCCGCTGTATCCCGTCGACGAGCAGCAAGCGGACGACGGGAGTGCGATCGAGACGACCATCGGCGAGGCGGTCGACGAGGGGATCATCACCGACGCCTGGGTGGCCTACTACCTCGGCGTCGCAGCCGAGTGGTACGAATCGGTCGGCGTCGACATGAACCGCTTCCGGTACCGCCAGCACCTCGCCGGCGAGCGCGCCCACTATGCCGCCGACTGCTGGGACGCCGAGAGCGAGATTGACAGTAACTGGATCGAGATCGCCGGCTTCGCCAACCGGACCGACTACGACCTCTCGAAACACCAGGCCCACTCCGACGAGCGCTTGACGGTGTTCAAGCAGTACGACGAACCGAAAACCGTCGAGCGCGCGACCGTCGATCCCGACATGAGCTACCTCGGGCCGGAGTTCGGCGGCGACGCGGGGGCAGTCGTCGACGCCCTCGAGACCCTGGCCGAGCGCGACCGGGCCGCGTTCGAGAGCGACAGCGTCGAGATCGAACTCGAGGGAGAAGCCCACGAGATCCCCGCCGAGAAGACCGGCTTTTCGGTCGAGGAACAGACGGAAGCGGGCGAACACATCGTCCCGCACGTCATCGAACCTTCCTTCGGCGTCGACCGGCTCGTCTACACCGTGCTCCACCACGCCTACCGCGAGGACGAGGTCGACGGCGAGGCCCGGACCTACCTCGAACTCGAGCCCGAGGTCGCCCCCACCTTCGTCGGCGTCTTCCCGCTCCAGAGCGACGACGCACTCGAGGCGACCGCTCGCGAGGTCGCCGCCTCGCTGCGGGCGGCCGGTCTCTCGGTGAGCTACGACGACTCGGGGAACATCGGCCGGCGCTACCGTCGCCAGGACGAAATCGGCACGCCGTTTTGCGTGACCGTCGACTACGAGACGATCGAAGAAACGGACGACGGCGGGACGGTGACGGTCCGCGAGCGCGACTCGACGGCCCAGACGCGACTGTCGGTCGAGGAGCTCCCGGAGACGCTGTCGGCACTCCGGGCGGGCACGCTCGCGTTCGAGGAGTTACTCGAGGGCGTTCCGACGAACTGA
- a CDS encoding ABC transporter permease: MAVSESQAESRSGSDSELGDEEVEARVGWRYTLAKVRRDTTARWGFYVIAFVLLVAAYATIDSNLSRLTFDAVSDYAIAEALPIFDHPTQIPPPGEGESHVPPAFHPDGTLSHPLGTDPDGRDYFTRIVYGTQVSVSVGLIATSIGLVGGTIVGSVAGYYGGWVDDVLMRAVETLYAIPALILIIVFIEFAGSPNMWYAAIGVAITFIPVFARIIRSRVLSVREMDYIEAARASGVKDRHIILRHIVPNSFAPVMVYATLQIGVTILIVAGLSFLGYGAQPPTPDWGQMLNVSHGYMHSNVWLSIWPGLAIMIAIMGFNLFGDGLQDALDPRIDD; this comes from the coding sequence ATGGCAGTAAGTGAATCACAGGCCGAAAGCCGCTCGGGGTCCGACTCCGAGCTCGGAGACGAGGAGGTAGAGGCGCGCGTCGGGTGGCGGTACACCCTCGCGAAAGTCAGACGGGACACCACGGCGAGGTGGGGGTTCTACGTCATCGCGTTCGTCCTGCTGGTCGCGGCGTACGCGACGATCGACAGCAACCTCTCGCGGCTCACCTTCGATGCGGTGTCGGATTACGCCATCGCCGAGGCGCTCCCGATCTTCGACCATCCGACGCAGATCCCCCCACCGGGCGAGGGAGAGTCCCACGTCCCGCCGGCGTTCCACCCCGATGGGACGCTCTCACACCCGCTGGGGACCGATCCGGACGGCCGTGACTACTTCACGCGGATCGTCTACGGGACCCAGGTATCGGTGTCCGTTGGACTCATCGCGACCTCGATCGGCCTCGTCGGCGGGACGATCGTCGGCTCCGTCGCCGGCTACTACGGCGGCTGGGTCGACGACGTCCTGATGCGCGCCGTCGAGACGCTGTACGCGATCCCCGCGCTCATCCTGATCATCGTCTTCATCGAGTTCGCCGGCAGCCCGAACATGTGGTACGCCGCCATCGGCGTCGCGATCACGTTCATCCCGGTGTTCGCCCGGATCATACGCAGCCGGGTGTTGAGCGTCCGCGAGATGGACTACATCGAAGCGGCACGCGCCTCGGGGGTGAAGGATCGCCACATCATCCTCAGACACATCGTCCCGAACAGCTTCGCGCCGGTGATGGTGTACGCCACCCTCCAGATCGGGGTGACGATCCTCATCGTCGCGGGGCTGTCGTTCCTCGGCTACGGCGCACAGCCGCCGACGCCCGACTGGGGACAGATGCTGAACGTCTCACACGGCTACATGCACTCGAACGTCTGGCTCTCGATCTGGCCAGGGCTGGCGATCATGATCGCCATCATGGGGTTCAACCTGTTCGGTGACGGCTTGCAAGACGCACTCGACCCCCGGATCGACGACTAA
- a CDS encoding ABC transporter permease has translation MGLLRYTIYRLIQTIPVLIGISIITFLLANLGPGDPVRLMLQGVEHDEEMIRTIEQRYGLDRPLHERYITYMAGVVQGDLGHSIHRNRSVSDLVLHRAGPTLFLVLSAYAFALATAIPLGIIAAKRRNEPTDHVSRIVALIGVSTPSFWIGIMLILIFAVTLGVLPSSGLVYPWRPPDSYGYSNHLELWYHSLRYLLLPMIALGTLQMATLMRVERTQMIESLQGEYVKLARAYGVPERTILRKHAFQVAQLPIITIVGLNLSTAIGGAVLIEMVFNINGMGRLFIEAIAQNDYQVVMGLTMVLGTLFVIGVVITDIAYAYIDPRVTYGEEE, from the coding sequence ATGGGATTACTTCGATACACGATCTACCGGCTGATCCAGACGATTCCCGTCCTGATCGGCATCTCCATCATCACGTTTCTCCTGGCGAACCTGGGGCCGGGCGACCCCGTTCGCCTCATGCTCCAGGGGGTGGAGCACGACGAGGAGATGATCCGGACGATCGAACAGCGGTACGGCCTCGACAGACCGTTACACGAACGGTATATCACATATATGGCGGGCGTAGTGCAGGGTGACCTCGGACATAGCATCCACCGAAACCGGTCGGTGTCCGACCTGGTCCTCCACCGCGCCGGACCGACGCTGTTCCTGGTCCTCTCCGCGTACGCGTTCGCCCTCGCGACCGCGATTCCGCTGGGAATCATCGCCGCGAAGCGGCGCAACGAACCGACCGACCACGTCTCGCGGATCGTCGCCCTCATCGGCGTCAGCACCCCGTCGTTCTGGATCGGCATCATGCTGATTCTGATCTTCGCGGTCACGCTCGGCGTGTTGCCTTCGAGCGGGCTCGTCTACCCGTGGCGGCCGCCGGACTCCTACGGCTACAGCAACCACCTCGAGCTCTGGTATCACTCGCTGCGGTACCTGCTGTTGCCGATGATCGCGCTCGGCACGCTCCAGATGGCGACGCTGATGCGCGTCGAGCGGACCCAGATGATCGAGTCGCTCCAGGGCGAGTACGTCAAACTCGCCCGCGCCTACGGCGTTCCGGAGCGGACGATCCTCCGCAAGCACGCGTTTCAGGTGGCACAGCTGCCGATCATCACGATCGTCGGGCTCAACCTATCGACGGCGATCGGCGGCGCCGTCCTCATCGAGATGGTGTTCAACATCAACGGGATGGGGCGGCTGTTCATCGAGGCGATCGCGCAGAACGACTATCAGGTCGTGATGGGGCTGACGATGGTACTCGGAACGCTGTTCGTCATCGGCGTCGTCATCACCGACATCGCGTACGCGTACATCGATCCACGAGTGACCTATGGGGAGGAGGAGTGA
- a CDS encoding ABC transporter ATP-binding protein, with amino-acid sequence MSSEPLLRVRDLKTQFFTEAGTVRAVDGISFDVHEGEIVGLVGESGAGKSVASMSLLRLIDNPGEIVGGEITYKGETIFGLEEGPDGKLRERDDMLSNTEMRDRIRGREIAVIFQDPMESLNPVFTVGGQLREFIELNRGMGKEEAKAEAVHMLREVGIPDPEKRYEEYPHQFSGGMRQRVLIAMALACEPNLIIADEPTTALDVTVEGQILDLVDDLQAKYDTSFIWVTHDMGVVAEICDRVNVMYLGEIVEQAPVDELFYDTKHPYTKALLNSMPRPDRTVGDLEPIRGVMPEAINPPSGCRFHPRCPDAREVCQQVHPEAKQVATADGYPHRAACVKHEEFDVGYDTSEPLEEEPQLTAKPGSGGEGSE; translated from the coding sequence ATGAGTTCCGAACCACTTCTTCGCGTCAGAGATCTGAAGACGCAGTTCTTCACAGAGGCAGGAACCGTTCGCGCAGTCGACGGCATCTCCTTCGACGTCCACGAAGGCGAGATCGTCGGCCTCGTCGGTGAAAGCGGCGCCGGCAAGAGCGTCGCCTCAATGAGCCTGCTGCGGCTCATCGACAACCCCGGCGAGATCGTCGGCGGCGAAATAACGTACAAGGGAGAGACCATCTTCGGCCTCGAGGAAGGCCCCGACGGCAAACTTCGCGAGCGCGACGATATGCTGTCGAACACGGAGATGCGCGACCGGATCCGTGGCCGCGAGATCGCCGTCATCTTCCAGGACCCGATGGAGTCGCTGAACCCGGTGTTCACCGTCGGCGGCCAGTTACGGGAGTTCATCGAACTCAACCGCGGCATGGGGAAAGAGGAGGCCAAGGCGGAGGCGGTCCACATGCTCCGGGAGGTCGGGATCCCCGACCCCGAGAAGCGCTACGAGGAGTATCCCCACCAGTTCTCCGGCGGGATGCGCCAGCGCGTGCTGATCGCGATGGCGCTGGCCTGCGAGCCGAACCTCATCATCGCCGACGAGCCGACCACGGCGCTCGACGTCACCGTCGAGGGACAGATTCTGGACCTGGTCGACGACCTCCAGGCGAAGTACGACACGAGCTTCATCTGGGTCACCCACGACATGGGCGTCGTCGCCGAGATCTGTGATCGCGTGAACGTGATGTACCTCGGCGAGATCGTCGAACAGGCGCCCGTCGACGAGCTATTCTACGACACGAAACACCCGTACACGAAGGCGCTGTTGAACTCGATGCCCCGTCCCGATCGGACCGTCGGCGACCTGGAGCCGATCAGGGGCGTGATGCCCGAAGCGATCAACCCGCCGTCGGGCTGTCGGTTCCACCCGCGCTGTCCCGACGCCAGGGAGGTCTGCCAGCAGGTCCACCCCGAAGCGAAGCAGGTCGCCACGGCCGACGGCTACCCACACCGGGCGGCCTGTGTCAAACACGAGGAGTTCGACGTCGGCTACGACACGAGCGAACCGCTCGAGGAGGAGCCACAGCTAACGGCCAAGCCCGGCAGCGGGGGTGAGGGCAGTGAGTAG
- a CDS encoding dolichol kinase, with the protein MADELKRRLVHASGSGLVALFLLARYLEFPLSWGRFQVLMFLLSLGVIALEFLRLRVGLEWWIYEKLTREYEQDQFAGYGYYMVSMTVVVLLFDPEIALPAMLMLALGDPISGALSDDTLRRVKSPTVLAATFGVMLVLALPFLPPAAAVAAALGATLADGVKVMYGDFVLDDNLTIPIYAAVLAYLVLAFLPV; encoded by the coding sequence ATGGCCGACGAACTCAAGCGACGGCTGGTCCACGCCAGCGGATCGGGACTCGTGGCGCTGTTCTTGCTCGCACGGTACCTCGAGTTCCCGCTTTCGTGGGGCCGATTCCAGGTCCTGATGTTCCTGCTCTCGCTGGGCGTGATCGCCCTCGAGTTCCTCCGGCTGCGGGTGGGACTCGAGTGGTGGATCTACGAGAAGCTCACCCGCGAGTACGAACAGGACCAGTTCGCCGGCTACGGCTACTACATGGTGAGCATGACCGTCGTCGTGTTGCTCTTCGACCCCGAGATCGCCCTCCCCGCGATGTTGATGCTCGCGCTGGGCGATCCGATCAGCGGCGCACTCTCGGACGACACCCTGCGGCGGGTCAAGAGTCCGACGGTGCTCGCCGCGACGTTCGGGGTCATGCTGGTGCTCGCGCTGCCGTTCCTGCCGCCGGCCGCAGCGGTCGCCGCTGCCCTGGGCGCGACGCTCGCCGACGGGGTCAAGGTGATGTACGGCGACTTCGTCCTCGACGACAACCTGACGATTCCGATCTACGCCGCCGTGCTGGCGTACCTGGTCCTCGCGTTCCTTCCCGTCTAG
- a CDS encoding DUF7556 family protein, producing the protein MVSRPHDSRGTVVSSIDSDGHSEAYIIADIAADDAWLSMHADDAPTLSAWC; encoded by the coding sequence ATGGTGTCGAGACCACACGACTCCCGCGGGACGGTCGTCAGCTCGATCGACTCCGACGGCCACAGCGAGGCGTACATCATCGCGGACATCGCCGCGGACGACGCGTGGCTCTCGATGCACGCCGACGACGCGCCGACGCTCTCTGCCTGGTGTTGA
- a CDS encoding ABC transporter substrate-binding protein — protein MARKQFDITRRNLLASGAAVSAAAIAGCIGGENGETDDGADDADPGGNGDSAVFHFTQEQSRAEDFDPVIANDAYSAQVYGLVFDGLYEWGEGLELEPKVATGEPDVEDDGRRFMFEIHEGIEFHNGDELTASDVAHSFLAPVEEETENAASYDMIESAEPIDDYQLEVNLEEPYGPFELQTMAVTISPEEARTDDRDAFNTDPIGSGPYTFEDFSENEYVELERWDDYWDDEMEEPNIESVTFVAHDDDAGRISDIRAGETDAIAGIPNDDWDVLEGEDNVEVHRAESPSYMYLAFNCNEGGTTDPDVRRAIAHSFDMESFVNEHAEHTADPMTNPIPPTVNEVWGFPEDEYGEMLPEYDPEEAEALLDESDAVDDDWEPIIITPEGIRASLAERIATRLGEIGYGAEVNVLDFGQLVETYNTGDADDYEMYLLGWTGGPDPDFYLYSLFHESQAGVNQGHFYEGSDGFHDAIAEGRTTADQDERYEIYEPVIEEIVEELPALAAFTQHNTMASGDHVEGLEVHPNVQTNPNLISYHTNVSLQ, from the coding sequence ATGGCACGGAAGCAATTCGACATCACGCGGCGGAACCTGCTCGCGTCGGGTGCAGCAGTTTCGGCCGCAGCCATCGCAGGGTGTATTGGGGGAGAGAACGGTGAGACCGACGACGGTGCCGACGACGCCGACCCAGGTGGGAACGGCGATTCCGCGGTGTTCCACTTCACGCAGGAACAGTCCCGTGCGGAAGACTTCGACCCGGTCATCGCGAACGACGCCTACAGCGCCCAGGTGTACGGGCTCGTCTTCGACGGGCTGTACGAGTGGGGCGAGGGCCTCGAACTCGAGCCGAAGGTCGCGACGGGCGAACCGGACGTCGAGGACGACGGTCGCCGGTTCATGTTCGAGATCCACGAGGGGATCGAGTTCCACAACGGCGACGAGCTGACCGCCTCGGACGTCGCCCACTCGTTCCTCGCACCCGTCGAGGAGGAGACGGAGAACGCCGCCTCCTACGACATGATCGAGTCGGCCGAACCGATCGACGACTACCAGCTCGAGGTCAACTTAGAGGAGCCGTACGGTCCGTTCGAGCTGCAGACGATGGCCGTGACGATCTCCCCGGAGGAGGCGCGGACCGACGACCGCGACGCGTTCAACACCGACCCGATCGGCTCCGGTCCGTACACCTTCGAGGACTTCTCGGAGAACGAGTACGTCGAACTCGAGCGCTGGGACGACTACTGGGACGACGAGATGGAGGAGCCGAACATCGAGAGCGTCACCTTCGTCGCCCACGACGACGACGCCGGCCGCATCAGCGACATCCGCGCCGGTGAAACCGACGCGATCGCCGGCATCCCGAACGACGACTGGGACGTGCTGGAAGGCGAGGACAACGTCGAGGTCCACCGCGCGGAGAGCCCGTCGTACATGTACCTGGCGTTCAACTGTAACGAGGGCGGGACGACCGATCCGGACGTCCGTCGCGCCATCGCCCACTCCTTCGACATGGAGTCTTTCGTCAACGAGCACGCCGAGCACACGGCCGATCCGATGACGAACCCGATCCCGCCGACGGTCAACGAGGTCTGGGGCTTCCCGGAGGACGAGTACGGCGAGATGCTACCCGAGTACGACCCCGAGGAGGCGGAGGCACTCCTCGACGAGTCCGATGCCGTCGACGACGACTGGGAGCCCATCATCATCACGCCCGAAGGCATCCGCGCCTCGCTGGCCGAGCGGATCGCGACTCGTCTGGGCGAGATCGGCTACGGCGCCGAGGTCAACGTTCTCGACTTCGGCCAGCTCGTCGAGACCTACAACACGGGCGACGCCGACGACTACGAGATGTACCTGCTGGGCTGGACCGGCGGCCCCGACCCCGACTTCTACCTCTACTCGCTGTTCCACGAGAGTCAGGCCGGGGTCAACCAGGGTCACTTCTACGAGGGCAGCGACGGCTTCCACGACGCGATCGCCGAAGGGCGAACGACCGCCGACCAGGACGAGCGCTACGAGATCTACGAGCCCGTCATCGAGGAGATCGTCGAAGAGCTGCCCGCGCTGGCGGCGTTCACCCAGCACAACACGATGGCCTCCGGCGACCACGTCGAGGGCCTCGAGGTCCACCCGAACGTCCAGACGAACCCGAACCTGATCTCCTACCACACGAACGTTTCGCTCCAGTAG
- a CDS encoding ABC transporter ATP-binding protein, with the protein MEGEQIRDGEPLVEIDGLKKYFTQDSGLLAGINFEPGQFPPISTGQQYVKAVDDVSFDIRKGETLGLVGESGCGKSTLGRTILRLLEPTEGTINFKGTDLADMSGEDLRQKRSEIQMIFQDPQSSLDPRLKVGQIIEEPMRAHGMLDDEGREARAKELLEKVGLDPHHYNRYPHAFSGGQRQRVNLARALSVNPDFIVCDEPVSALDVSIQAQVMNTMEELQEEFGLTYLFIAHDLSVIRHISDRVAVMYLGNIVELADKEELFENPQHPYTRALLESIPVPDPRQEGVRGVLEGEVPSPLDPPSGCRFRTRCPRLIAPDSYEWTETTWENTRTFMRAVKRRTLEPAPAPELRSQYFADGEPDGEAGRIVTEALELASSPGGNEADEERTERMEEATELLLDAFARESICAQERPHYELEPEYGDSRHLAACHLHR; encoded by the coding sequence ATGGAGGGCGAGCAGATTCGAGACGGCGAGCCGCTGGTCGAGATCGACGGCCTCAAAAAGTACTTCACCCAGGACTCGGGGCTGCTCGCCGGCATCAACTTCGAACCGGGCCAATTCCCGCCGATCAGCACGGGCCAGCAGTACGTCAAGGCGGTCGACGACGTCAGCTTCGACATCCGGAAGGGCGAAACGCTCGGACTGGTCGGCGAATCCGGCTGCGGCAAGAGTACGCTCGGCCGGACGATCCTGCGACTGCTCGAGCCGACGGAGGGAACGATCAACTTCAAGGGGACCGATCTCGCCGACATGAGCGGCGAGGACCTCCGGCAGAAGCGCTCTGAGATCCAGATGATCTTCCAGGATCCCCAGTCCTCGCTCGATCCGCGGCTGAAAGTCGGCCAGATCATCGAGGAGCCGATGCGAGCCCACGGGATGCTCGACGACGAGGGCCGGGAGGCGCGAGCCAAGGAACTGCTCGAGAAGGTCGGGCTCGACCCCCACCACTACAACCGGTATCCACACGCCTTCTCGGGAGGCCAGCGCCAGCGGGTGAACCTCGCGCGGGCGCTGTCGGTCAACCCCGACTTCATCGTCTGCGACGAGCCCGTTTCCGCCCTGGACGTCTCCATCCAGGCGCAGGTGATGAACACGATGGAGGAACTCCAGGAGGAGTTCGGGCTCACCTACCTCTTCATCGCCCACGACCTCTCGGTGATCCGCCACATCTCCGACCGGGTCGCGGTGATGTACCTCGGCAACATCGTCGAACTCGCCGACAAGGAGGAGCTGTTCGAGAACCCACAGCATCCCTACACGCGGGCACTACTCGAGTCGATCCCGGTGCCGGATCCGCGCCAGGAGGGCGTCCGCGGCGTCCTCGAGGGCGAGGTGCCGAGCCCGCTCGATCCGCCGTCGGGCTGTCGGTTCCGCACCCGGTGTCCGCGCCTGATCGCCCCCGACAGCTACGAGTGGACCGAGACGACCTGGGAGAACACCCGGACGTTCATGCGCGCGGTCAAGCGTCGCACGCTCGAGCCGGCGCCGGCGCCCGAACTGCGATCGCAGTACTTCGCCGACGGCGAGCCCGACGGCGAGGCCGGCCGGATCGTCACCGAGGCGCTCGAACTCGCCTCGAGTCCCGGCGGCAACGAGGCCGACGAGGAGCGGACCGAGCGCATGGAGGAGGCGACGGAGCTGTTGCTCGATGCCTTCGCCAGGGAGAGCATCTGCGCCCAGGAGCGGCCACACTACGAGCTCGAACCCGAGTACGGCGATAGCCGCCACCTGGCGGCCTGTCACCTCCATCGGTAG
- a CDS encoding CBS domain-containing protein translates to MNVADAMTPRSEVVTVELPGTRTDVLEYLQERSFSSVPVVKPTDEGTEYRGLVSRDVLIEQPDEDQLVMLMEEVPTTTTGTPLEEVAKLMAEEGARRVPVVDSAERSSADRSDGSSPSEDGEFEGIVTVTDVIHAIATGDQETDGTVGSYASRDVNTTYEGAPLPVAERELSYANVPYTVALDDDGRMSGVLTEVDIIDVARIVEGEEETGDNFPDQDSEWSWEGIKGVGSRYLPTRDIEIPGEPVSEFMSSDVISVTTRKPVQEAAQLMISNDIEQIPMVSGDQLAGIVRDVDLLEALYE, encoded by the coding sequence ATGAACGTTGCCGATGCGATGACCCCCCGCTCGGAGGTCGTAACCGTCGAGCTTCCGGGGACGCGAACCGACGTCCTCGAGTACCTGCAGGAACGGTCGTTTTCGTCCGTTCCGGTCGTCAAACCGACCGACGAGGGAACCGAATACCGGGGGCTCGTCTCTCGGGACGTACTGATCGAACAGCCCGACGAAGACCAGCTGGTTATGCTGATGGAGGAGGTGCCGACGACCACGACCGGGACGCCCCTCGAGGAGGTCGCGAAACTGATGGCCGAGGAGGGCGCGCGCCGCGTTCCCGTCGTCGATAGCGCGGAACGGAGTTCCGCCGACCGTTCGGACGGCTCGTCGCCGTCCGAAGACGGGGAGTTCGAGGGGATCGTCACCGTGACCGACGTGATCCACGCGATCGCGACCGGCGACCAGGAGACCGACGGCACCGTCGGCTCGTACGCGAGTCGGGACGTCAACACGACCTACGAGGGCGCGCCGCTGCCCGTCGCCGAGCGCGAACTCTCCTACGCGAACGTTCCCTACACCGTCGCGCTGGACGACGACGGCCGGATGAGCGGCGTGCTCACCGAGGTGGACATCATCGACGTCGCCCGCATCGTCGAGGGAGAAGAGGAGACCGGCGACAACTTCCCGGATCAGGACTCCGAGTGGTCCTGGGAGGGCATCAAAGGCGTCGGGAGCCGGTACCTGCCGACGCGGGACATCGAGATTCCCGGCGAACCCGTCTCCGAGTTCATGAGTTCGGACGTGATTTCGGTGACCACGCGAAAGCCGGTTCAGGAGGCCGCCCAGCTGATGATCAGCAACGACATCGAGCAGATCCCGATGGTCTCGGGCGACCAGCTGGCCGGCATCGTCCGCGACGTCGACCTGCTGGAGGCGCTGTATGAGTGA